A section of the Oryzias melastigma strain HK-1 linkage group LG14, ASM292280v2, whole genome shotgun sequence genome encodes:
- the hsf5 gene encoding heat shock factor protein 5 isoform X2, with protein MAEHGPLPDSINPNYFPAKLWSLVNDPANEAIRWDSSGRLVIINQPLLESQVLAPGAAGAAGAYAFKTSNFSSFVRQLNLYGFKKVDAMNQDRLESVSCHYFCNENFQRNRPELVASLRRFTVGNKAKLQARLDLKTRPPSRSEVQGGGQLVSKESLSLLRSAQQLLTFSHLSNPTPPRPNSGTPMPPKTMKRVHYGAFSSPGDAAGPFKTPYAVCHSCHPNLTTSQILGLQTGFNPPKNNYQAGFPVNKSNSKGLQEKENQDMKIYDANLDKVFQIADEVMQSFSSPRLVPVKTSVVVAAPSSTSCGAVQHKNTQTAVFAVNASSSSVVFKQEEASAPSGLQQAPRNEGFFQAPADPSPEEETINVEVCDS; from the exons ATGGCCGAACACGGGCCCCTCCCTGATTCCATCAACCCCAATTATTTCCCCGCGAAACTCTGGAGTCTGGTGAACGACCCAGCTAATGAAGCCATCCGATGGGACAGCAGCGGGCGGCTGGTCATCATCAACCAGCCGCTCCTGGAGAGTCAGGTCCTGGCCCCCGGAGCCGCCGGAGCCGCCGGCGCCTACGCCTTCAAGACCAGCAACTTCTCCAGCTTCGTCCGCCAGCTCAACCTGTACGGCTTCAAGAAGGTGGATGCCATGAACCAGGACAGGCTGGAGAGCGTCTCCTGCCATTATTTTTGCAACGAAAACTTTCAGCGAAACCGACCCGAACTGGTTGCGAGTCTGCGGAGATTCACTGTGGGGAATAAAGCCAAGCTGCAGGCCAGGCTGGACCTGAAGACCCGGCCTCCGAGTCGCTCTGAAGTGCAGGGAGGGGGTCAGCTCGTGAGCAAAG aaaGTCTCTCTCTGCTCAGATCCGCCCAGCAGCTCCTGACCTTCTCACACCTGTCCAATCCAACCCCACCCAGACCAAACAGCGGAACACCGATGCCACCAAAGACCATGAAGAGGGTTCACTATGGAGCTTTCTCCTCACCTGGTGATGCTGCAGGGCCCTTTAAAACCCCCTATGCAG TTTGCCACAGCTGCCATCCAAACCTCACCACATCCCAAATACTGGGTCTTCAGACtgggtttaaccccccaaagAATAATTACCAG gctgggTTTcctgtaaataaatcaaactccaAAGGTTTACAAGAAAAGGAGAACCAAGACATGAAGATCTATGACGCTAACTTGGACAAAGTTTTCCAAATCGCAGACGAGGTGATGCAGTCTTTCTCCAGCCCTCGTCTGGTTCCAGTGAAGACCTCCGTTGTTGTGGCAGCCCCTTCCTCCACCAGCTGTGGAGCAGTGCagcacaaaaacacccaaacagcTGTTTTCGCAGTAAATGCGTCCAGCAGCTCTGTTGTGTTCAAACAGGAGGAAGCCTCTGCGCCTTCCGGTCTTCAGCAAGCGCCCAGGAATGAGGGCTTTTTTCAG GCTCCTGCTGATCCTTCACCAGAAGAAGAAACCATAAACGTTGAGGTCTGCGACTCTTGA
- the hsf5 gene encoding heat shock factor protein 5 isoform X1: protein MAEHGPLPDSINPNYFPAKLWSLVNDPANEAIRWDSSGRLVIINQPLLESQVLAPGAAGAAGAYAFKTSNFSSFVRQLNLYGFKKVDAMNQDRLESVSCHYFCNENFQRNRPELVASLRRFTVGNKAKLQARLDLKTRPPSRSEVQGGGQLVSKESLSLLRSAQQLLTFSHLSNPTPPRPNSGTPMPPKTMKRVHYGAFSSPGDAAGPFKTPYAGVPSPGEHLHHHQGFLTPANHTGSRFYQPGYYRPVCHSCHPNLTTSQILGLQTGFNPPKNNYQAGFPVNKSNSKGLQEKENQDMKIYDANLDKVFQIADEVMQSFSSPRLVPVKTSVVVAAPSSTSCGAVQHKNTQTAVFAVNASSSSVVFKQEEASAPSGLQQAPRNEGFFQAPADPSPEEETINVEVCDS, encoded by the exons ATGGCCGAACACGGGCCCCTCCCTGATTCCATCAACCCCAATTATTTCCCCGCGAAACTCTGGAGTCTGGTGAACGACCCAGCTAATGAAGCCATCCGATGGGACAGCAGCGGGCGGCTGGTCATCATCAACCAGCCGCTCCTGGAGAGTCAGGTCCTGGCCCCCGGAGCCGCCGGAGCCGCCGGCGCCTACGCCTTCAAGACCAGCAACTTCTCCAGCTTCGTCCGCCAGCTCAACCTGTACGGCTTCAAGAAGGTGGATGCCATGAACCAGGACAGGCTGGAGAGCGTCTCCTGCCATTATTTTTGCAACGAAAACTTTCAGCGAAACCGACCCGAACTGGTTGCGAGTCTGCGGAGATTCACTGTGGGGAATAAAGCCAAGCTGCAGGCCAGGCTGGACCTGAAGACCCGGCCTCCGAGTCGCTCTGAAGTGCAGGGAGGGGGTCAGCTCGTGAGCAAAG aaaGTCTCTCTCTGCTCAGATCCGCCCAGCAGCTCCTGACCTTCTCACACCTGTCCAATCCAACCCCACCCAGACCAAACAGCGGAACACCGATGCCACCAAAGACCATGAAGAGGGTTCACTATGGAGCTTTCTCCTCACCTGGTGATGCTGCAGGGCCCTTTAAAACCCCCTATGCAGGTGTGCCTTCACCTGGCGAACACCTGCACCATCATCAGGGTTTTCTGACTCCTGCAAACCATACTGGGAGTAGGTTTTACCAACCTGGTTACTATCGGCCAG TTTGCCACAGCTGCCATCCAAACCTCACCACATCCCAAATACTGGGTCTTCAGACtgggtttaaccccccaaagAATAATTACCAG gctgggTTTcctgtaaataaatcaaactccaAAGGTTTACAAGAAAAGGAGAACCAAGACATGAAGATCTATGACGCTAACTTGGACAAAGTTTTCCAAATCGCAGACGAGGTGATGCAGTCTTTCTCCAGCCCTCGTCTGGTTCCAGTGAAGACCTCCGTTGTTGTGGCAGCCCCTTCCTCCACCAGCTGTGGAGCAGTGCagcacaaaaacacccaaacagcTGTTTTCGCAGTAAATGCGTCCAGCAGCTCTGTTGTGTTCAAACAGGAGGAAGCCTCTGCGCCTTCCGGTCTTCAGCAAGCGCCCAGGAATGAGGGCTTTTTTCAG GCTCCTGCTGATCCTTCACCAGAAGAAGAAACCATAAACGTTGAGGTCTGCGACTCTTGA
- the supt4h1 gene encoding transcription elongation factor SPT4 — protein MALETVPKDLRHLRACLLCSLVKTIDQFEYDGCDNCEAYLQMKGNREMVYECTSSSFDGVIAMMSPEDSWVAKWQRIGNFKPGVYAVSVTGRLPPGVVRELKSRGVIYKSRDTAVKS, from the exons ATGGCACTGGAAACTGTCCCCAAAGATCTGCGTCACCTGAGGGCTTGTCTACTTTGTTCACTCGTAAAG ACCATTGACCAGTTTGAGTATGACGGCTGTGACAACTGTGAGGCCTACCTGCAGATGAAGGGGAACAGAGAGATGGTTTATGAATGCACCAGCTCCTCCTTTGATGG AGTCATAGCCATGATGAGTCCTGAAGACAGCTGGGTGGCTAAATGGCAAAGGATAG GTAACTTCAAGCCAGGCGTGTATGCAGTGTCAGTCACAGGCAGACTACCTCCAG GTGTGGTTAGAGAGCTGAAAAGCAGAGGAGTGATCTACAAATCCAGAGACACAGCAGTAAAGTCATAA